A DNA window from Fodinibius sp. Rm-B-1B1-1 contains the following coding sequences:
- the sucC gene encoding ADP-forming succinate--CoA ligase subunit beta, whose translation MKIHEYQAKELLKEYNVAVPAGAAMTSVEEAVEAAKKMKENGATLFVVKAQIHAGGRGKGETKESGVSGVILCDTIDEVRDAAESLLGDVLVTKQTGEEGQKVDRIYVTDGVEIEQEFYLGILLDRAKSKNVIMVSTEGGMDIETVAEETPDKIVKEWVEPGMDLQHNQARHLAFALGLEGDAFKKAVKFIMALYNCYLETDANMVEINPLVLTPGGDVMALDAKMTFDDNALFRHPEIEELRDKSEENPVELEASEYGLSYIKLDGNVGCMVNGAGLAMATMDIIKLSGGEPANFLDVGGSANVETVKNGFRIILEDQNVKAILINIFGGIVRCDRVANGVIEAVNDPEIAKKVENVPIIVRLQGTNAEEAKEIIDNSDLNVISAVLLKEAAEEVSKVLAPAS comes from the coding sequence ATGAAAATTCATGAGTATCAAGCGAAAGAACTTTTAAAAGAATACAATGTTGCTGTTCCAGCCGGTGCGGCGATGACTTCGGTCGAAGAAGCGGTTGAAGCAGCTAAGAAAATGAAAGAAAACGGCGCTACCCTTTTTGTGGTAAAAGCTCAAATTCATGCTGGTGGGCGCGGTAAGGGTGAAACCAAAGAAAGTGGCGTAAGCGGTGTTATTCTCTGTGATACTATTGATGAAGTGCGCGATGCAGCCGAATCACTGCTTGGCGATGTATTGGTGACCAAGCAAACCGGCGAAGAAGGACAGAAAGTTGATCGCATTTATGTAACCGATGGTGTCGAAATTGAACAGGAGTTTTATCTCGGTATTCTGCTCGACCGTGCAAAGAGCAAAAACGTAATTATGGTTTCTACCGAAGGCGGTATGGATATTGAAACCGTCGCCGAAGAAACGCCCGACAAGATTGTCAAGGAATGGGTTGAACCTGGCATGGATCTGCAGCATAACCAAGCACGTCACCTGGCGTTTGCATTGGGATTAGAAGGTGATGCCTTTAAGAAAGCAGTGAAATTTATCATGGCGTTATACAACTGCTACCTGGAGACCGATGCCAACATGGTTGAGATCAATCCTTTGGTTCTTACTCCCGGCGGTGATGTGATGGCGCTGGATGCCAAGATGACTTTTGATGACAATGCGTTATTCCGTCATCCGGAAATTGAAGAATTGCGCGATAAGTCGGAAGAGAATCCCGTTGAGCTGGAAGCTTCGGAGTACGGACTCAGCTACATCAAGCTGGATGGAAACGTAGGCTGCATGGTAAACGGCGCCGGCCTGGCCATGGCAACAATGGATATCATTAAGCTTTCGGGCGGTGAACCTGCCAACTTCTTGGACGTAGGCGGTAGCGCCAATGTTGAAACTGTGAAAAACGGCTTCCGCATTATCTTGGAAGATCAAAATGTGAAAGCGATCCTCATTAACATTTTTGGTGGCATTGTCCGCTGTGATCGCGTTGCCAACGGGGTCATCGAAGCAGTTAACGATCCCGAAATTGCTAAGAAAGTTGAAAATGTACCCATTATTGTGCGCCTGCAGGGTACCAATGCAGAGGAAGCAAAAGAGATCATTGACAATTCAGACTTAAATGTGATCTCCGCCGTACTCCTTAAAGAAGCAGCCGAAGAAGTTTCAAAAGTATTGGCACCTGCTTCATAA
- a CDS encoding SMP-30/gluconolactonase/LRE family protein — protein sequence MNHLNNIAVGVLGFIFLIAGTIQGQSIVDEDTRPQKITDGYQFTEGPVWHDSGYLLFSDIPANTVYKWAPGGQAEEFLNPSGHSNGLTFAENGHLLLAQHDGAIGHLAEGGELVTVVDSYEGKRLNSPNDLVVKSDGAIYFTDPDFGVSDEDKKLGMNGIYRYSEENGLTLLVEDFDLPNGIVFSPDEERLYVNDTRHNHIRVFDVKEDGTLANGKIFAEMKSNAEGAADGMKVDSEGNLYSTGPGGLWIFSPEGEVLQQVEMPERITNLAWGGSDFSTLFLTAPNAVYQLETNQKGER from the coding sequence ATGAATCATCTAAACAACATTGCAGTAGGTGTTTTGGGATTTATCTTTCTAATCGCTGGAACGATTCAGGGACAATCTATTGTGGATGAGGATACGAGGCCTCAAAAGATTACGGATGGCTACCAATTTACAGAGGGGCCTGTTTGGCACGATTCGGGATATCTGTTGTTTAGCGATATTCCTGCAAATACCGTGTATAAGTGGGCTCCGGGAGGACAGGCAGAAGAGTTTTTGAATCCCAGTGGGCATTCCAACGGACTTACCTTTGCTGAGAATGGACATTTATTATTGGCACAACACGATGGAGCCATCGGCCATTTGGCTGAAGGTGGAGAACTTGTAACCGTTGTGGATTCATATGAAGGAAAACGCTTAAACAGTCCCAATGATCTTGTAGTAAAGTCCGATGGGGCAATTTATTTTACTGATCCCGATTTTGGTGTTTCAGATGAAGATAAAAAGCTGGGTATGAATGGCATATATCGCTACTCGGAAGAGAATGGTTTGACGCTTCTTGTTGAAGATTTTGACCTGCCCAATGGCATAGTATTTTCTCCCGATGAGGAACGGTTGTATGTGAATGATACCCGTCATAATCACATCCGTGTGTTCGATGTTAAAGAGGATGGGACGCTTGCAAACGGAAAAATATTTGCCGAAATGAAATCCAACGCCGAAGGCGCAGCTGATGGGATGAAAGTTGATAGCGAAGGAAATCTTTATTCAACAGGTCCGGGCGGTTTGTGGATTTTTTCGCCAGAAGGAGAGGTGTTACAGCAGGTCGAGATGCCAGAACGTATTACCAATTTAGCGTGGGGCGGATCTGATTTTAGTACCCTTTTTCTAACAGCGCCTAATGCAGTTTATCAACTTGAAACTAACCAGAAGGGAGAAAGATAA
- a CDS encoding HAD family hydrolase, which yields MNKAFFLDRDGTINVDYNYVHTPEEWTWCEGAIDALRWMKEQNFKIIVVTNQSGIARGRYTEQHVQKLHRWVGDKLVEKNLHIDDWYYAPHHPEHDPDQQYAPEDRKPGTGMFEKAATKYDIDFSNSFMAGDKISDLKPAIKLGITPFFIRSRHEPKQDKSWLEQHNIPIYDNIGQVIKSI from the coding sequence ATGAATAAAGCTTTTTTTCTCGATCGCGACGGCACCATTAATGTGGATTACAATTATGTACACACCCCCGAAGAATGGACGTGGTGCGAGGGCGCTATCGATGCGTTACGCTGGATGAAAGAGCAAAATTTTAAAATTATTGTAGTAACCAACCAATCCGGCATTGCCCGCGGTCGATACACCGAACAACATGTCCAAAAGCTCCACCGGTGGGTTGGTGATAAGCTTGTTGAAAAAAACTTACATATTGATGATTGGTACTATGCTCCCCATCACCCTGAGCATGATCCCGATCAACAATATGCTCCGGAAGATCGCAAGCCTGGCACGGGCATGTTCGAGAAAGCAGCAACCAAATACGATATCGATTTTAGCAACTCATTTATGGCTGGCGATAAAATTTCAGATTTAAAACCAGCGATAAAACTTGGAATAACCCCGTTCTTTATTCGGTCGCGTCACGAACCCAAGCAAGACAAAAGCTGGCTCGAACAACACAATATTCCTATCTACGATAATATTGGACAAGTTATAAAATCCATTTAA
- the pyrR gene encoding bifunctional pyr operon transcriptional regulator/uracil phosphoribosyltransferase PyrR — translation MKIMSADDLNRTYLRFAHQFLEPHDNPQQLAIIGMQTRGVYMGKRIVQHINEKFSYDIDFGVLDVTFYRDDFRTRLKMPQVKVTEIPFDLYDRDVVLVDDVLYTGRTVRSAMDALMDYGRPRTIKFCCMVDRGHRELPICADYIGTKLPTHVQEEVRVKVKALDDEDAVYVVENADEEAK, via the coding sequence GTGAAAATAATGTCGGCCGACGATTTGAATCGCACGTACTTGCGATTCGCTCATCAGTTTTTGGAGCCACATGATAATCCTCAACAATTAGCGATCATTGGAATGCAAACCCGTGGCGTGTATATGGGGAAACGCATTGTGCAGCATATCAATGAAAAGTTTAGTTATGATATCGATTTTGGGGTGTTGGATGTTACTTTTTATCGCGATGATTTTCGAACAAGACTGAAAATGCCGCAGGTAAAAGTGACCGAAATCCCTTTCGATTTATACGATCGTGATGTAGTGTTGGTAGACGATGTGCTCTATACCGGCCGTACTGTTCGATCTGCAATGGATGCATTGATGGATTACGGGCGTCCCCGGACAATCAAATTTTGTTGTATGGTTGACCGCGGTCATCGTGAGCTGCCGATCTGTGCCGATTATATTGGTACAAAGTTGCCTACGCATGTGCAGGAAGAAGTGCGCGTAAAAGTGAAGGCGCTGGATGATGAAGATGCTGTTTATGTCGTAGAAAATGCCGATGAGGAGGCTAAATAA
- a CDS encoding aspartate carbamoyltransferase catalytic subunit produces the protein MTEDIELKNSDHDFSHKHLLGLADYSREDILYVLEQAKYFREILDRPVPKVPTLRDKTIVNLFYEDSTRTRLSFELAQKRMGADVVNFSKGSSSVKKGESLKDTIRNISSMKIDMVVTRHSSPGVPHFLTRCVDAAIINAGDGAHEHPTQALLDMFTMQQVYPDLSGKNIAIIGDIAHSRVVRSNIIGLLKLGANVTVCGPKTMMPAYVDELGVNVSYHLEEVLDWCDIAMALRIQLERQEDGTELFPSIREYHQLFGITMKHLEKYSNFTIMHPGPVNRGVEMESEVADSDRSIILSQVTNGVAVRMAILYLLSGGSRV, from the coding sequence ATGACTGAAGATATCGAGCTGAAGAATAGCGACCACGATTTTTCTCACAAGCATTTGTTGGGATTGGCCGATTATTCCAGGGAGGATATTTTATATGTCTTAGAACAGGCCAAATATTTTCGCGAAATTTTAGATCGTCCTGTCCCCAAAGTACCTACGCTTCGCGATAAAACGATTGTGAACTTATTTTATGAGGATAGTACGCGCACTCGACTCTCGTTTGAGTTGGCACAAAAAAGAATGGGTGCTGATGTTGTAAACTTTTCCAAGGGGTCATCCAGTGTTAAGAAAGGAGAATCCCTAAAAGATACCATTCGCAATATCAGTTCTATGAAAATTGATATGGTAGTCACCCGTCACTCGAGTCCAGGTGTGCCGCACTTTTTAACGCGATGCGTGGATGCAGCCATCATCAATGCCGGCGACGGTGCACATGAACATCCTACCCAAGCGCTGCTCGATATGTTTACCATGCAGCAGGTATATCCTGATTTAAGCGGTAAGAACATCGCTATTATTGGGGATATTGCGCATAGCCGCGTAGTGCGCTCCAATATTATCGGTTTATTGAAGCTGGGGGCCAACGTTACCGTTTGTGGTCCCAAAACAATGATGCCAGCTTATGTTGATGAACTTGGGGTAAATGTATCGTACCATCTTGAAGAAGTGTTGGATTGGTGTGATATCGCGATGGCGCTACGCATTCAGTTGGAACGCCAAGAAGATGGCACTGAACTTTTTCCCAGTATTCGTGAATACCACCAGCTTTTTGGGATTACGATGAAGCATCTCGAAAAATATTCCAACTTTACCATTATGCACCCCGGGCCGGTAAATCGTGGCGTAGAAATGGAGAGTGAAGTGGCTGACAGTGACCGATCTATTATTTTGAGTCAGGTGACAAACGGGGTTGCCGTACGTATGGCCATTCTCTACTTGCTTAGTGGCGGTTCACGCGTTTAG
- a CDS encoding HAMP domain-containing sensor histidine kinase — protein sequence MDQEIGRLQHLSSFALDYGEYHHELKPFVNLAKEITDSPVCEINIIDAFNQWTISRTEEKLKVIPREQSVCFDTIQQNEPYEVSDLQENSRYQNRDYVTDEPYFRYYCGVQLTTEEDRSIGSICVLDQKTKEISDRQKRQLQYLADLVVQHLEKDRTTYEVKKQVHKLKERFKTLNHDLRSPINGIVGIVDLLMSDDDTVEVDTEDLLTIKDCAKAMVDEIDGVMIHDDQALTNGVDSIMLNKVFSKVENLSLPQAKNKEIDFKIDYGQDSNQPISVYASRLLVQILSNLVANAIKFTGSGGEVTVANEIYEEDDQQYSEIKVKDNGTGMPAEEVEKFNSGKKVTGSVGTEGEASFGIGLQHVRNLVSELKGQITVASKEGKGSTFTVTVALANL from the coding sequence ATGGATCAGGAAATTGGTCGATTACAGCATTTGTCATCTTTTGCTTTAGATTATGGTGAGTATCATCATGAATTAAAACCTTTCGTAAATCTTGCCAAAGAAATTACAGATTCTCCTGTTTGCGAGATCAATATTATCGATGCTTTTAACCAGTGGACGATCTCACGAACGGAGGAGAAGCTGAAAGTTATTCCCCGGGAGCAAAGTGTTTGTTTTGATACTATTCAGCAGAATGAACCTTATGAGGTTTCTGATCTCCAAGAGAATAGTCGTTATCAGAATCGGGATTATGTTACGGATGAGCCTTATTTTCGTTATTACTGTGGGGTACAGCTAACCACGGAAGAAGATAGAAGTATTGGTTCTATTTGCGTGCTCGATCAGAAAACAAAAGAAATTAGCGACCGCCAGAAAAGGCAACTGCAATATCTGGCCGATCTGGTTGTGCAGCATTTGGAAAAAGATCGTACAACGTATGAGGTTAAAAAACAGGTTCATAAATTGAAGGAGCGATTTAAGACCCTTAATCACGATCTGAGGAGTCCCATAAATGGCATTGTAGGTATTGTGGATTTGTTAATGAGCGATGATGATACTGTGGAAGTGGACACCGAAGACCTGCTGACAATTAAAGATTGCGCTAAAGCTATGGTGGATGAAATTGATGGGGTAATGATACATGATGACCAGGCTTTAACAAATGGTGTTGACAGTATCATGTTGAATAAGGTTTTTTCAAAAGTGGAAAACCTGAGCCTGCCTCAAGCGAAGAATAAAGAAATAGATTTTAAGATAGATTATGGTCAAGATTCCAATCAGCCTATTTCGGTATATGCTTCCAGGCTGTTAGTGCAAATTTTAAGCAATTTGGTAGCAAATGCTATCAAGTTTACTGGCAGTGGTGGGGAGGTAACAGTAGCGAACGAGATCTACGAAGAAGATGACCAACAGTATTCAGAGATTAAGGTGAAAGATAACGGTACCGGAATGCCGGCAGAGGAAGTGGAAAAGTTTAATTCGGGCAAAAAAGTGACCGGTTCTGTGGGTACAGAGGGCGAAGCCAGTTTTGGGATTGGGCTGCAGCATGTACGCAATTTGGTGTCGGAGTTAAAAGGCCAGATAACTGTAGCAAGTAAAGAGGGCAAGGGATCAACGTTTACAGTAACAGTTGCTTTGGCTAATCTCTGA
- a CDS encoding glycosyltransferase: MPMLENWTLFNTIEQFILAYFFTVNTVYLALVIGALLYVRKQFLHSSVVQPDALFKTDLFKSISILVPAYNEADNIIESVESLLKLEYPAYEIIVINDGSPDDTLQRLIDHFSLVETDIYYEEQIDHQQIRTIYRSEDIPTLTVVDKENGGKADALNAGINIAETDLICSIDADSILEQNVLKKLIQTFVEHKNTVAAGGVVRVINGCKLKNREIKEIHTPKNFWALLQSVEYIRAFLFGRVGWDYFKSLLIVSGAFGIFDRRAVLKVGGYLTDTVGEDIELIIRLHSYHLRNKEDYQIRFLPEPICWTEVPTDYQSLRNQRNRWHRGLADSLLKHAYMLFNPTYKRIGMFVMPFFLIFELLGPIINILSYIYLIVALSLPALFNLNFILLFFALSIIYGMIVSMIAVLAEEITFKTYSSFKDVIILGFYSFIENLGYRQIHSWWQTKGLFDFLKGKKEWGEMIRKGFEQ; encoded by the coding sequence ATGCCCATGCTTGAAAATTGGACGCTGTTTAATACCATTGAACAATTTATTCTCGCATATTTTTTTACGGTCAACACCGTTTACCTGGCATTGGTAATCGGTGCTCTTCTTTACGTTCGAAAACAGTTTTTACATAGTAGTGTTGTTCAGCCTGATGCTCTTTTTAAGACCGACCTTTTCAAATCAATAAGCATTTTAGTACCGGCCTACAATGAGGCCGACAATATTATTGAGTCGGTAGAATCGCTGTTGAAGCTCGAGTACCCCGCTTATGAAATCATTGTGATCAACGATGGAAGCCCAGATGATACCTTACAGCGACTTATTGACCATTTTAGTCTTGTTGAAACCGATATTTATTATGAAGAGCAAATTGATCATCAACAGATACGTACGATCTACCGCTCAGAGGATATCCCAACCCTTACGGTGGTAGACAAAGAAAATGGAGGCAAAGCCGATGCTCTAAATGCAGGCATCAACATTGCAGAAACCGACCTAATTTGCTCTATTGATGCAGATTCTATTCTTGAACAAAATGTGTTAAAAAAACTTATCCAAACATTTGTAGAGCATAAAAATACGGTAGCTGCCGGAGGAGTAGTTCGGGTTATAAACGGTTGCAAACTCAAAAATCGAGAAATCAAAGAAATTCATACCCCGAAGAACTTTTGGGCTCTACTGCAATCAGTAGAATATATCCGCGCCTTTCTCTTCGGCCGAGTGGGCTGGGATTATTTTAAAAGTCTACTTATTGTATCGGGGGCCTTTGGCATTTTTGACCGTCGCGCCGTTTTAAAAGTGGGGGGATATCTTACTGATACGGTGGGCGAAGATATTGAACTTATTATTCGCCTGCACAGCTACCATCTGCGCAATAAGGAAGACTACCAGATCCGATTTTTACCCGAACCTATTTGCTGGACCGAAGTACCCACGGACTATCAAAGTTTGCGTAACCAACGTAACCGCTGGCATCGCGGTCTGGCTGATTCACTTTTGAAGCATGCATATATGCTTTTCAATCCCACTTATAAACGTATTGGTATGTTTGTGATGCCTTTTTTCCTCATTTTTGAACTATTGGGCCCTATTATAAATATCTTGAGCTATATCTACCTGATTGTTGCCCTTTCTCTGCCCGCTCTTTTCAACCTCAACTTTATTCTCCTGTTCTTTGCCTTGTCCATTATCTATGGCATGATTGTATCCATGATAGCAGTACTGGCCGAAGAAATAACGTTCAAGACGTACAGTAGCTTTAAAGATGTTATTATACTGGGCTTCTACTCGTTTATAGAGAACCTCGGCTATCGCCAAATCCACTCTTGGTGGCAAACAAAAGGGCTTTTCGACTTTTTAAAGGGCAAAAAAGAATGGGGGGAAATGATCCGAAAAGGATTCGAACAATAA
- a CDS encoding HEAT repeat domain-containing protein, with amino-acid sequence MLDFDIAIHTLIGLIVTLFVLFTFLLGYTYWTRKKMQYWDQYEQKFRDYFFSLLLDYAESSTPQLSADKIIKKITQRSKDYSFFIQLLKELDNLLDGIERERLNNLIEHPLFVEFYKQKLFEFTTNSKIYACLYFQHIGSQSNHVQAKLVSLSQSYNLKLAFAATKALLSAEGWPNRRKALLRFFRRNDVSDLMISELLHSFDTGKIEDRPQLRKAFEELLQTDLDPHTKSIIVRYMGFQQFHGCSEFLHQYLKRINYSTKNVLLVRALITALGELHHTDSASIIRDYTKQGNDVSIRLAGVKTLSTFGTSENLSFLLDTLLDAPFSIRKTIINEFIMGNELKLRLFTDFIHKTLQTVKNMRAQKQVNGQINAYLDSILEITSGVKIALNNRQQNAHA; translated from the coding sequence ATGCTTGACTTTGACATTGCTATACATACCCTAATAGGCCTGATCGTTACCCTTTTTGTATTATTTACCTTTTTGCTGGGCTATACCTATTGGACCCGCAAAAAAATGCAGTATTGGGACCAGTATGAACAAAAGTTTCGAGACTATTTCTTTTCACTGCTTTTAGATTATGCCGAGTCTTCTACCCCACAGCTTTCTGCCGATAAAATCATAAAAAAAATCACTCAACGATCTAAGGACTATTCCTTCTTTATCCAACTCCTTAAAGAATTGGATAACTTATTGGATGGCATTGAACGAGAACGACTCAACAATCTAATTGAGCATCCCTTATTCGTTGAATTTTACAAACAAAAGTTGTTTGAGTTCACCACAAACTCAAAAATATATGCTTGTCTTTACTTTCAACATATTGGCAGTCAAAGCAATCACGTACAAGCCAAGCTTGTATCATTAAGTCAATCGTACAATCTCAAATTAGCTTTTGCAGCTACCAAAGCACTACTTTCAGCCGAGGGGTGGCCGAACCGTCGAAAAGCCCTGCTTCGATTTTTCAGAAGAAATGATGTCTCCGATTTAATGATTTCGGAACTGCTTCACAGCTTCGACACCGGTAAGATTGAAGACCGTCCCCAATTACGCAAGGCTTTTGAAGAATTATTACAGACAGATCTTGATCCTCATACTAAAAGTATTATCGTTCGATACATGGGATTCCAACAATTTCATGGATGCAGCGAGTTCTTGCATCAATACCTCAAGCGTATTAACTACAGTACCAAGAACGTATTGCTTGTCCGAGCACTTATTACCGCACTGGGTGAACTCCACCATACCGATTCGGCATCTATCATCCGAGATTATACTAAGCAAGGAAATGATGTATCCATACGACTGGCTGGCGTTAAAACACTTAGTACATTCGGAACATCTGAAAATCTTTCATTTTTATTGGATACTCTTCTGGATGCCCCCTTTTCCATCCGAAAAACTATTATAAACGAATTTATAATGGGAAATGAGCTAAAACTGAGGCTTTTCACTGATTTCATTCACAAAACCTTACAAACAGTAAAAAATATGCGGGCTCAAAAGCAGGTAAATGGGCAAATAAATGCCTATTTAGATTCTATTTTAGAAATAACTTCGGGTGTTAAAATTGCTCTCAATAACCGTCAACAGAATGCCCATGCTTGA
- a CDS encoding response regulator yields MKKISSFHKLAGIKKNSAHNGFSGSEKSSVTKNEILVVDDDDLSRKLINRLIAKEFDYDIVSKSNGIEALEYAEKNIPKLIILDLMLPGMNGFEILKKIRENSCFENTKVVLVSAKSRSEDIERGFDLTADEYITKPFQPKEFTARIRKLLTQAA; encoded by the coding sequence ATGAAGAAAATAAGTTCGTTCCACAAGTTAGCAGGTATCAAAAAGAATTCAGCACATAATGGGTTTAGTGGATCTGAAAAATCATCAGTAACAAAAAACGAAATATTAGTTGTTGATGACGACGATCTCAGCCGAAAATTGATCAACCGGCTCATTGCTAAAGAATTTGACTATGATATCGTGAGCAAAAGCAATGGAATAGAGGCCTTAGAATATGCAGAAAAAAATATACCCAAACTTATCATTCTGGATTTGATGCTACCGGGCATGAATGGATTTGAAATCCTTAAAAAGATCAGAGAAAATTCTTGCTTCGAAAATACCAAAGTAGTTTTGGTCTCTGCCAAATCACGATCAGAAGATATTGAACGCGGCTTTGATCTCACCGCTGATGAATATATTACCAAACCATTTCAACCGAAAGAATTTACGGCCCGTATTCGCAAACTGTTGACACAGGCTGCGTAG